The Girardinichthys multiradiatus isolate DD_20200921_A chromosome 6, DD_fGirMul_XY1, whole genome shotgun sequence genome window below encodes:
- the ankrd45 gene encoding ankyrin repeat domain-containing protein 45 isoform X1: MAAVILGIVMTSKQDEIFNGVLSGDLENIKQLLESSDGSEESHEHDLFGKVDEMGRNALLTASMLGKSSIVRELVKHGAKVDGQTVRGYTSLHLAACWGHLDTVRTLLELGADTQAKTFRGERPVDLARRYSQADCTDCLTQAEHGQEDIIPDSEGHQEAHPLQGETESASQKKPNTQTSEKQPLTTP, encoded by the exons ATGGCAGCGGTCATTCTCGGGATCGTAATGACATCAAAACAAGACGAAATCTTTAACGGCGTTCTCTCCGGGGACTTAGAAAACATAAAGCAGCTTCTAGAAAGTAGCGATGGCTCAGAAGAGTCACACGAGCATGATTTGTTTGGAAAAGTGGACGAGATGGGAAGAAACGCCCTCTTAACTGCCTCCATGTTAGGGAAGAGCAGCATTGTTCGTGAGTTGGTGAAACACGGGGCCAAGGTGGACGGGCAAACCGTCAGAG GTTATACATCACTGCATCttgctgcttgctggggccACCTGGACACAGTGAGGACCCTGCTTGAACTGGGAGCTGATACACAGGCCAAGACCTTCAGAGGGGAGAGGCCTGTGGACTTGGCCAGGAGATACTCCCAGGCAGACTGCACTGACTGTCTCACACAGGCTG AACATGGACAGGAAGACATTATACCTGACTCAGAAGGACATCAAGAG gcACATCCTCTACAGGGTGAGACTGAGTCAGCAAgtcaaaaaaaaccaaatactCAAACTTCAGAAAAACAACCCCTTACTACACCCTAG
- the trnau1apb gene encoding tRNA selenocysteine 1-associated protein 1-like isoform X2 → MMFNRQNSLWMGDLDPYMDESFVKQAFSAMGESPLGVKIITHRITGGSAGYCFVELADEASVDRCVQRLNGKLVPASNPPRKFKLNYATYGKRPEAGPEFSVFVGDLASEVDDFQLHQVFKKYPSCKGAKVVTDQYGYSKGYGFVKFGDESEQKAAIEECQGTMLGGKALRLSIAVAKSQKTNYQGGQSQSYSSYNPSQSGYYGSHAAGSQGGYYPQWGGYDQYSGYNSSGYGGYNSGYNGGYNSGYNYNYGAYGYPPPGHMMPPPPVGMPPMSTDMSGAVEGQEQAEDADDENAEEPIPECDVELWNKDFMQRSEELYDALMNCHWEPLDSVDSPVPNLS, encoded by the exons ATGATgtttaacagacagaacagtcTTTGGATGGGTGAT ttgGACCCATATATGGATGAGAGCTTTGTCAAGCAGGCCTTTAGTGCTATGGGAGAATCGCCGTTGGGAGTCAAGATCATCACTCACAGGATAACAGG TGGCTCAGCAGGATACTGTTTTGTGGAGCTGGCAGATGAAGCAAGTGTCGACCGCTGTGTACAGAGACTCAACGGAAAACTGGTTCCAGCATCAAACCCG CCCCGGAAGTTTAAGCTAAATTACGCCACGTACGGGAAACGCCCAGAGGCAGG GCCGGAGTTCTCAGTGTTTGTGGGAGATTTGGCCTCTGAAGTGGACGACTTTCAGCTGCATCAAGTCTTTAAGAAGTACCCTTCCTGCAAAGGAGCCAAAGTAGTCACCGACCAGTACGGCTATTCAAA AGGCTACGGCTTCGTCAAGTTTGGTGATGAGAGCGAGCAGAAAGCTGCGATAGAGGAGTGCCAGGGAACGATGCTGGGGGGGAAAGCCCTGAGGCTCAGCATTGCTGTAGCTAAAAG CCAAAAGACAAACTACCAAGGAGGCCAGAGCCAGAGTTATAGTAGCTACAACCCGTCACAGTCTGGATACTACGGCAGCCATGCGGCAGGAAGTCAGGGGGGTTACTACCCTCAATGGGGCGGCTATGACCAGTACAGTGGATACAACAGCAGTGGTTATGGTGGCTACAACAGCGGCTACAATGGCGGCTACAACAGTGGCTACAACTATAACTATGGGGCTTATGGATACCCCCCACCAGGTCACATGATGCCACCACCTCCAGTGGGGATGCCACCCATGTCCACTGACATGTCGGGAGCTGTAGAG GGCCAGGAGCAGGCTGAAGATGCTGATGATGAGAATGCAGAAG AGCCCATCCCTGAATGTGACGTGGAGCTATGGAACAAGGATTTTATGCAGCGCAGTGAGGAGCTTTATGATGCTTTGATGAACTGTCACTGGGAACCTTTGGACTCTGTCGACTCGCCCGTCCCAAATCTGTCCTGA
- the trnau1apb gene encoding tRNA selenocysteine 1-associated protein 1-like isoform X1, giving the protein MMFNRQNSLWMGDLDPYMDESFVKQAFSAMGESPLGVKIITHRITGGSAGYCFVELADEASVDRCVQRLNGKLVPASNPPRKFKLNYATYGKRPEAGPEFSVFVGDLASEVDDFQLHQVFKKYPSCKGAKVVTDQYGYSKGYGFVKFGDESEQKAAIEECQGTMLGGKALRLSIAVAKSQKTNYQGGQSQSYSSYNPSQSGYYGSHAAGSQGGYYPQWGGYDQYSGYNSSGYGGYNSGYNGGYNSGYNYNYGAYGYPPPGHMMPPPPVGMPPMSTDMSGAVEQGQEQAEDADDENAEEPIPECDVELWNKDFMQRSEELYDALMNCHWEPLDSVDSPVPNLS; this is encoded by the exons ATGATgtttaacagacagaacagtcTTTGGATGGGTGAT ttgGACCCATATATGGATGAGAGCTTTGTCAAGCAGGCCTTTAGTGCTATGGGAGAATCGCCGTTGGGAGTCAAGATCATCACTCACAGGATAACAGG TGGCTCAGCAGGATACTGTTTTGTGGAGCTGGCAGATGAAGCAAGTGTCGACCGCTGTGTACAGAGACTCAACGGAAAACTGGTTCCAGCATCAAACCCG CCCCGGAAGTTTAAGCTAAATTACGCCACGTACGGGAAACGCCCAGAGGCAGG GCCGGAGTTCTCAGTGTTTGTGGGAGATTTGGCCTCTGAAGTGGACGACTTTCAGCTGCATCAAGTCTTTAAGAAGTACCCTTCCTGCAAAGGAGCCAAAGTAGTCACCGACCAGTACGGCTATTCAAA AGGCTACGGCTTCGTCAAGTTTGGTGATGAGAGCGAGCAGAAAGCTGCGATAGAGGAGTGCCAGGGAACGATGCTGGGGGGGAAAGCCCTGAGGCTCAGCATTGCTGTAGCTAAAAG CCAAAAGACAAACTACCAAGGAGGCCAGAGCCAGAGTTATAGTAGCTACAACCCGTCACAGTCTGGATACTACGGCAGCCATGCGGCAGGAAGTCAGGGGGGTTACTACCCTCAATGGGGCGGCTATGACCAGTACAGTGGATACAACAGCAGTGGTTATGGTGGCTACAACAGCGGCTACAATGGCGGCTACAACAGTGGCTACAACTATAACTATGGGGCTTATGGATACCCCCCACCAGGTCACATGATGCCACCACCTCCAGTGGGGATGCCACCCATGTCCACTGACATGTCGGGAGCTGTAGAG CAGGGCCAGGAGCAGGCTGAAGATGCTGATGATGAGAATGCAGAAG AGCCCATCCCTGAATGTGACGTGGAGCTATGGAACAAGGATTTTATGCAGCGCAGTGAGGAGCTTTATGATGCTTTGATGAACTGTCACTGGGAACCTTTGGACTCTGTCGACTCGCCCGTCCCAAATCTGTCCTGA
- the fitm1l gene encoding fat storage-inducing transmembrane protein 1 yields MFLNTALVVLTDLAARLLGNKLFRQHFHLLLSAVLMFGPALSLWVSQHSIFAKKSHFLYRLFLCSGWGWTCVFVGSFVFLLSYSIRRSLLLSFRHLSRLAVAGGLWFCFCKLLDLLENTTGSCYEPLHTGPEVTNAQPLLVLREGENKSECLKAGMVWRGYEVSEDVFLLCLCCLLLAEETAVFGPYLSLGGISDAPLRILFFFCVLLLGLWIFLLLCLLAYFPQFPTQLLGGALGCLSWRGLYQGWYRMGPSWYCPGRPGQGLLNIKASSTESDDTLDHNHYN; encoded by the exons ATGTTCCTCAACACGGCGCTGGTGGTCCTGACTGACCTGGCAGCCAGGTTACTTGGTAACAAGCTGTTCAGGCAGCATTTCCACCTGCTGCTCTCAGCTGTTCTGATGTTCGGCCCTGCACTTAGCCTCTGGGTATCTCAGCACAGCATCTTTGCCAAGAAAAGCCATTTCCTTTACAG GTTGTTCCTGTGCTCTGGTTGGGGCTGGACGTGTGTCTTTGTTGGCTCCTTCGTCTTTCTCCTTTCCTACTCCATCCGTCGTTCCCTTTTACTATCCTTCCGTCATCTCAGCAGGCTTGCAGTGGCTGGAGGACTTTGGTTTTGCTTCTGCAAACTGCTGGACCTCCTGGAGAACACTACAGGAAGCTGCTATGAACCTTTACATACTGGTCCAGAGGTCACCAATGCGCAGCCTCTGCTGGTACTGAGAGAGGGGGAAAACAAGTCAGAGTGCCTGAAAGCCGGGATGGTTTGGAGAGGTTATGAGGTTTCAGAGGATGTCTTTCTTCTCTGTCTGTGCTGCCTTCTGCTGGCAGAGGAAACAGCTGTGTTTGGTCCTTATTTAAGCCTTGGGGGGATCTCAGACGCCCCACTGAGGATCCTCTTTTTCTTCTGTGTTCTCCTTCTTGGACTGTGGATCTTTCTGCTGCTCtgtcttttagcctacttcccTCAGTTCCCCACTCAGCTGCTAGGAGGTGCTCTAGGGTGTCTCAGCTGGAGGGGACTGTATCAGGGCTGGTATCGCATGGGGCCCAGCTGGTACTGCCCAGGAAGGCCCGGTCAGGGACTCCTTAACATTAAGGCCAGCAGCACCGAGTCAGATGATACACTAGACCACAATCACTATAACTAA